Sequence from the Gemmatimonadaceae bacterium genome:
TGCCGCCTCGGCGGGCGACTCGCCGCGTCCCGCGACATTGCCGTTGCGATCGAAGTGCGAGTCGAGATGGACGTGCGTGTCGATCCAGCCGGGGAGCACGGTGTAGCCGCGCAAGTCGATGATGGTTGCGCCGCGCGCGGGCGCGGCGGTCGTCGACGTGATCTTGCCTCGATCGACCGTGATGGTTGCGTTGCGAACAACGCCGCCGCGGCCGTCGAGCGCATGGTCGGTGAGGATGACAGTCTGCGCGCCGAGCGACGCGGCGGCGAGCGAGAGAGGGAGAGCGAGAGCGAGAGCAAGGACGAGGCGCATCGTGGGATGTACAAATCGATGGGCCGCCGCGCAATCCCGCTGTGTCGCCCCTCGAAAGATTCCTTAACTATTATGACGCGCGGAGACCCGCCATCGTCTGTGCGGAAGCCTCCACGTCCATCGCCCATCGCCCATCGCCCATCGCCCATGCCCGAAGAAATCGAGCTCGACACCGACAAGCTGCGCGAAACCATCGACGACGAAATTGAGAAAGTTGAAAAGGCCGGCGCCGCGATGCTGCGCTGGGTCGCGCTCTACACCGCGGTGCTCGCCGCCGTCACCGCCGTCGTGTCGCTGCACGCGGGATCGACCATCAACGAGGCCCTCGTACTCAAGAGCGAGGCGACGTCGTTTCAGGCGCAGGCGTCCGATCAATGGGCCTTCTATCAGGCCAAGGGCATCAAGGGCGCGATCGCCTTAAGCGCCGCGCAGAGCTATGCCGCGGCGGGTCGTGCAGCACCCGACTCGCTTGCCGCGCAGGCCGCCCGATATACGAAAGAGCAGGGCGAAATTCAAACCGAGGCGCGCAAGCTCGAGGCCGAGCGGGATGCGCGTTCGCACGAAGCCGACTCGCTCTTGGAGCACCATCACCATTACGCATTCGCCGTCGCGCTCCTGCAGGTCTCCATCGCACTCGGCGCCGTCGCCGCGCTTACCCGGCAGAAAGCCGCATTCGGCATCTCGATCGTTGCCGGCGTCGCCGGTGCGGGACTGGCGCTATTCACCGCGCTGAGCGCATAGGCCGAAACGTCAACCGGCGCCACCCGGCGCCACCCGGCGCTAGCCGGCGCTCAGCACTTTCCCACTGCTCCACCCAACGACGCCCTCGCCGTCGTCGACTTTCCACCACTCGCGATCCTTCGCGAGCTCGGGCCCGTCGACCACCACTACGCCAGTTCCGCGCGGCAGCGTTCCGACCACCCGCGCGGCAAGGCTCGCTGCGGCGCGTACGTTGCCGTCCTGGGTGAACACGGCCATTTCTCCGACGGCGAGCGCACGCGTGCGCAAGCTCTCGAGCGCGGCAAGGTCGCCGGCCGTGCGATCGCGATCGACGATCGTCGAAATGCCGTTCACAGTTCCTTTATCTGTATACTGCCATAAGGCCTGTTGGTGCCAGCCGCCCGGAATCGTCGGCGCGTCCGCGTAGCTGGCGATCCACAGCGGGCACTTCGACGCGAACGCGTCCGCGTTGCCGGTAATCTCCTTCCACGCCGAGGGATAGGTGTAGATCATCGGCGCGACGCTCAGCGCGGCTTCGACGGCATCCACGAACTCGCCGATGCGTCGCACGACGTTCGCCGTCGAATACGTGATCGGTCCGGCGCCGTCGCCGGGTGCTTCGACGTCGAGGGCCGGGAGCAGGTCGCCCGGCTGCGGATGTCCCGTCGCTTTGAGGAACGACGTCGCCTGCAGTGCCGGATCGGCGTCGTGCCGATAAAAGTGATAGACGCCGACCACGATTCCGGCGTCGCGCGCGCCGCTCACGTTGATCGTGAATGTGGGATCGATCCAATCCGTGCCCTCGGTCGCCTTCACCATCGCGAACGAGATGCCCGCGCGCTTCACCTTCGTCCAATCGATCGTGAGGTTGCGGTGCGAAACGTCGACGCCTTCGAGCTCGGCCACGGCAGACTCCCATGATTGCCGGCCCTAACTAGAGCATCGCGCGTACCGCGCTCGGCGTCCATCCAGCGTACCGGCGCATCGCCCGCACGAAGTGCGAGTGGCTCGAGAATCCGAGCTCGTGCGCAACGGCCGACAAGTTCGCGCGCGTGGCGTTGTTCTCGAGATGCTCCATCGCCGTCCGCACCCTGAGCTCATTGCGATACTCGTGCATCGTTCGCCCGGTGCACGCCCGGAACACGCGGCATAGATGGTATGCCGAGGTTCCCAGCGCGGATGCAATCTCACTCACCGAACGAGTCTCGCGCACGCTCCGTATGAGCTCGACACGCGCGGCATCGGCGAGATCGCCGTGGCGTACCGCCGACGAGCGGCGGCGCGCGCGCGACCGCGGCGCATCGGCGTACGCGCGGCCGATCGCCGACTCGACAATCCCGATCACCGCCTCTTCACCTTCCAACGCGTCGAGCTCTCCGCGCAGCGCGCGGCGGAGCAACGCACGCTGCCGCATGTACAGCGTGGTCGAGCTGGGCGCCCGTTGGAACGTGAATGGTCGATTGGAGTCCGCGGCCTCGGGGTCGAGCCCGCGCACGATCTCGCGCGCCACATCCGCCGACACACCAAACCAGTCGCAACGGTCGCCGTCCGGCGATTCCGCGAAGCGCTCGTATTCCTGAGAGGC
This genomic interval carries:
- a CDS encoding DUF4337 domain-containing protein, with translation MPEEIELDTDKLRETIDDEIEKVEKAGAAMLRWVALYTAVLAAVTAVVSLHAGSTINEALVLKSEATSFQAQASDQWAFYQAKGIKGAIALSAAQSYAAAGRAAPDSLAAQAARYTKEQGEIQTEARKLEAERDARSHEADSLLEHHHHYAFAVALLQVSIALGAVAALTRQKAAFGISIVAGVAGAGLALFTALSA
- a CDS encoding GH25 family lysozyme → MAELEGVDVSHRNLTIDWTKVKRAGISFAMVKATEGTDWIDPTFTINVSGARDAGIVVGVYHFYRHDADPALQATSFLKATGHPQPGDLLPALDVEAPGDGAGPITYSTANVVRRIGEFVDAVEAALSVAPMIYTYPSAWKEITGNADAFASKCPLWIASYADAPTIPGGWHQQALWQYTDKGTVNGISTIVDRDRTAGDLAALESLRTRALAVGEMAVFTQDGNVRAAASLAARVVGTLPRGTGVVVVDGPELAKDREWWKVDDGEGVVGWSSGKVLSAG
- a CDS encoding helix-turn-helix transcriptional regulator; the protein is MTNLASSTRDALARRCSIGARKDFVDTTVFDTSRAAIGVFRCPATYPSFRDTGPIERSIVVFPRTGVWIRHAGSRAFLADPSVVTIYNASQEYERFAESPDGDRCDWFGVSADVAREIVRGLDPEAADSNRPFTFQRAPSSTTLYMRQRALLRRALRGELDALEGEEAVIGIVESAIGRAYADAPRSRARRRSSAVRHGDLADAARVELIRSVRETRSVSEIASALGTSAYHLCRVFRACTGRTMHEYRNELRVRTAMEHLENNATRANLSAVAHELGFSSHSHFVRAMRRYAGWTPSAVRAML